A genomic stretch from Juglans microcarpa x Juglans regia isolate MS1-56 chromosome 3S, Jm3101_v1.0, whole genome shotgun sequence includes:
- the LOC121258501 gene encoding non-specific lipid transfer protein GPI-anchored 15, which produces MAADSIKAFLVVVLAFMLVSEAFLQEVNAAGECGKTPIKSAAATLSPCLSAAANAQAKVPPTCCTKVGALIKATPKCLCAVLLSPLVKQAGIQPAIAITIPKRCNISNRPAGKKCGRYTLP; this is translated from the exons ATGGCCGCCGATTCCATTAAAGCTTTTCTTGTGGTCGTGCTCGCCTTCATGCTTGTTTCTGAGGCCTTCCTTCAGGAAGTTAATGCTGCCGGAGAGTGCGGAAAGACCCCCATCAAGTCTGCAGCTGCAACCTTGAGCCCTTGCTTGAGTGCAGCTGCGAATGCTCAGGCCAAGGTTCCACCAACATGCTGCACAAAAGTTGGTGCCTTAATCAAGGCCACACCCAAGTGCCTTTGTGCGGTTTTGTTGTCGCCTTTGGTAAAGCAGGCGGGGATCCAGCCTGCCATTGCTATTACTATTCCAAAGCGGTGCAACATCAGCAACCGACCGGCGGGAAAGAAGTGCGGAA GATACACTCTCCCCTGA